TGTTAAGTTTTAACCTCTCACCATAATGTTGACAGTCCAAAGTATCCAAATACCAACAACAGTCACTGAATTACCCGAAAAATCTTCAAAATTTGTTACGCACAATAAAGAATTAAAATGCTAAATACAAACAATAGGGACTTAAAGAGCACTAAAAGCAGATAACCCTCATGGTAGTTACCTACTCAGATTTGTAGGAAAGACCTGAACACCTAAAGAGGCTCTTGGAAATGTCACTAGTTTCTCATTGAATTCCACGAGTTTTCCTTCTTTTGAAGCAGAACTGCTAAGAACAACTTTCTCCAAAACCACGCCATTCTTCAATAAAAATTTCAGAAAATTGAGCTCATTTTCTTGTCCTTGGATGCATTGAATATCAACTAACTTGAGATTTTGCAGCTCGCATGACGGTGATGACTCTGCATCCCAATCTTCTCTATCACTTTCTGAACTGAATGCTTTCTATACAAAAAGTATCAGAAAATCATATTAACCACAAAAGAGTTCTTATGCACAAAATGTCTTTGCAGACACTTCATttacaaaaatcaaaaagaagaatgaTGGAGACCTGATTACAACATTGATATAGTAGGCTCatgtaagggtttcttctaaacaATGTAATAGTTGAATGCTTGAAAGAAGGAACATTCATCCGAGACAATTTGTAGTAATTCACATATGCGACTGGTTCTGTCGACAATTTTATTCTTACTATTGTATATAATCATCTCAATGTTGTTTCTGATAACTAGCTAATGTTAATTTTTACAGAGATCTTTACTATACAGATCTCATAGCGAAGGTTGTAAACACATAGTAACTGGTAAGACTAAGATTGTCAACAAATCACCCTTTCTAAAGACAGAATAAATATGAAGAGaaagagtttggttattacccgTTTCAATACGATGCAAAGAGATTGCACAAGTGGAGAGTTCCTCAGTAAGTATGTTATTGAATGAAGGCAGTTTCTCGAAAGGCACGTTTTCAGCTTCAAATGTTGAACGTTAAGAGACATATGAGGATGACTATCTAATAAGCCAGGGGCCTCTGAAAGAACCTTTACACACAAAAAAGGCCAATATTCATAAACATGATGCCTTACAACAGGGTTCAAACCACAGAAATACAATTGATAAGTAAGGAGAATGTTCTAGTGTTAGTgggaatgaaaaagaaaaactgtCATCCAATGATATGGGAATTCAATAGGTAATGTGTCAGTGGATGTGATCGCGACTTAATCTTTTTCCTTCATACGGAAAACCACTTGTCAAATTACTAATTTGGTAATTCACTGAAAAGAACGTTGAATGCAACTGAAACAGTAATGAACAGATAGTAAAACCATGATAACCATCCATCACTTTGAGTCTGAGGGCGGATATTCTAAAACCCTACCTTATTAGGTTttatataaaagtaaaataaagaaATTTAAGAATGTATAATTGCAAATATAATAAGTGATCATACCTCAAGAAAACTAGATGAAAGTTTCAGATATATCACGTTGCGCAACGCACCTAAAAGGCTCATCATACCCTTAGCATATGGTTCTTTCTTCTCTGCTGAAAGCCCTGTAAAGTATTTGATGTCTTCAACCTCATCTTCGTCACCATCTCCATCCTCATCTTCGTCTTCGCTCCAGTCGTCCTCATAATAATCatcagaaacttcatcttcatcctGGTCATCCTGAttttcatcctcatcttcatcttcatcctcatccgcTTCCTCTTCATCCTCAATTTCATCTTCACtctcatcctcatcctcatcttcatcttcactcTCTTCGTCATCATCATACTCATATTCATACTCATTCTTATCTCCATAACCGTATTTGTCTACTTTCAACCTCATGTTAATATCAGCAGTAAGTAGAGAAGAAAGATTCTCTAAAGTATAATCTTTCAATATGAAATCTTTGCAGATGAAGGTTACAAGGTTCGGTGCATATAACTTCACAATCCTAGCCCCATTACGAAAACAAGGCCGAGAATAATCTAACTTCAAATACTTAAGTTTAACAGAATGTATATTAAGTCTAATGCTGGAATCTAGAACTGTTAACGATTCAAGAAGTGGGCAGTTTGAGAAAAACCTATCAGTCAACTTATCGTCATTGAAATTAACTCCATCGAGCTTTAGAAATTGAAGTCTGGGTAAATACATGACACTAGGTAATTCAATATCTCCGTAATACGTTCCACCCATTCTCCATTCCAACTTCGTCAACGATTTACATGTGAACAAGCAAGTAGGTACCTTAACTTCCATAGAAACATCGGCAATATCAACAGATAATTCTCGAACATTACAATTTACAAGAGCAAGAGTCCATGTTAAAAGACAATTTTCTAAATCGCCTTCAATTTCATCAGCACAAACAAGATTAAACTTCATTACATTGGTTCTATCACGAAAAACGAATACCCTGTCTATAAAATGAATAAATGAATTGAATTCATCACCTGATTCGTCGTATATATCTGAGTCGAAGTTAAGGGTAGGCACTGATTTCCAGATATATCTCCATGTTCTTGATAAAAGGCTGGTATGAATCACATATTTCATGTCCAGAAATGAAAGTATGTGATGAATAAGGGATTCTGGGAGTTTAGTTAATCGATCTTCATCATTCAAAATTGGAGATCTTATTGTTTCCATTGAATCAAACGAGGAAAAGGGAATTCTGGATTTCCTTGTAACCCTAATTGAAGATTAGTTAATCAGAGCGATCGAAAAATCGATATTTCCAGTGCGGGGAACCCATACCCGCCTAATTTTACTTACTTCTCCTCTTGTTTCCGCACTATA
This is a stretch of genomic DNA from Papaver somniferum cultivar HN1 chromosome 1, ASM357369v1, whole genome shotgun sequence. It encodes these proteins:
- the LOC113299945 gene encoding F-box/LRR-repeat protein At3g59200-like isoform X1; amino-acid sequence: METIRSPILNDEDRLTKLPESLIHHILSFLDMKYVIHTSLLSRTWRYIWKSVPTLNFDSDIYDESGDEFNSFIHFIDRVFVFRDRTNVMKFNLVCADEIEGDLENCLLTWTLALVNCNVRELSVDIADVSMEVKVPTCLFTCKSLTKLEWRMGGTYYGDIELPSVMYLPRLQFLKLDGVNFNDDKLTDRFFSNCPLLESLTVLDSSIRLNIHSVKLKYLKLDYSRPCFRNGARIVKLYAPNLVTFICKDFILKDYTLENLSSLLTADINMRLKVDKYGYGDKNEYEYEYDDDEESEDEDEDEDESEDEIEDEEEADEDEDEDEDENQDDQDEDEVSDDYYEDDWSEDEDEDGDGDEDEVEDIKYFTGLSAEKKEPYAKGMMSLLGALRNVIYLKLSSSFLEVLSEAPGLLDSHPHMSLNVQHLKLKTCLSRNCLHSITYLLRNSPLVQSLCIVLKRKAFSSESDREDWDAESSPSCELQNLKLVDIQCIQGQENELNFLKFLLKNGVVLEKVVLSSSASKEGKLVEFNEKLVTFPRASLGVQVFPTNLSR
- the LOC113299945 gene encoding nucleolar protein 12-like isoform X2; amino-acid sequence: MGGTYYGDIELPSVMYLPRLQFLKLDGVNFNDDKLTDRFFSNCPLLESLTVLDSSIRLNIHSVKLKYLKLDYSRPCFRNGARIVKLYAPNLVTFICKDFILKDYTLENLSSLLTADINMRLKVDKYGYGDKNEYEYEYDDDEESEDEDEDEDESEDEIEDEEEADEDEDEDEDENQDDQDEDEVSDDYYEDDWSEDEDEDGDGDEDEVEDIKYFTGLSAEKKEPYAKGMMSLLGALRNVIYLKLSSSFLEVLSEAPGLLDSHPHMSLNVQHLKLKTCLSRNCLHSITYLLRNSPLVQSLCIVLKRKAFSSESDREDWDAESSPSCELQNLKLVDIQCIQGQENELNFLKFLLKNGVVLEKVVLSSSASKEGKLVEFNEKLVTFPRASLGVQVFPTNLSR